One stretch of Miscanthus floridulus cultivar M001 chromosome 18, ASM1932011v1, whole genome shotgun sequence DNA includes these proteins:
- the LOC136520983 gene encoding protein RER1A-like, with the protein MEPSPVGDGGSAERWRAEAARAFQHYLDRAAPHTAGRWAGTLVAAAVYALRVYYVRGFYVVTYGLGIYLLNLLIGFLSPMVDPELEALEAGPGLPTRGSDEFKPFIRRLPEFKFWYAITKAFCIAFVMTFFSVFDVPVFWPILLCYWIVLFALTMKRQIVHMIKYKYVPFSIGKQRYGRKKGPAASASKD; encoded by the exons ATGGAGCCCTCCCCCGTCGGCGACGGCGGCTCGGCGGAGCGGTGGCGCGCGGAGGCGGCGCGGGCGTTCCAGCACTACCTGGACCGCGCGGCGCCGCACACGGCGGGGCGGTGGGCGGGCACGCTCGTGGCCGCGGCGGTGTACGCCTTGCGGGTCTACTACGTGCGGGGCTTCTACGTCGTCACCTACGGGCTGGGCATCTACCTGCTCAACCTCCTCATCGGCTTCCTCTCCCCCATGGTCGACCCGGAGCTCGAGGCGCTCGAGGCCGGGCCCGGGCTCCCCACCCGCGGCTCCGACGAGTTTAAGCCCTTCATCCGCCGCCTCCCCGAGTTCAAGTTCTG GTATGCCATCACAAAAGCCTTCTGCATTGCTTTTGTCATGACCTTCTTCTCTGTATTCGATGTTCCTGTCTTCTGGCCAATACTTCTCTGCTATTGGATTGTGCTCTTTGCCCTGACAATGAAGCGACAGATTGTCCATATGATCAAGTACAAGTATGTCCCGTTCAGCATTGGAAAGCAG AGGTATGGCAGAAAGAAAGGCCCTGCAGCCAGTGCATCTAAAGACTAA
- the LOC136522632 gene encoding peptidyl-prolyl cis-trans isomerase CYP19-4-like: MATRSTAVRAVPLCLWLALGVATLTLPQAHAAEADADLTKITSKVFFDIQIDGKPEGRIVIGLFGKTVPKTAENFRALSTGEKGIGAYGEPLWYKGSTFHRIIPGFMIQGGDFVNHNGTGVDSIYGKDVWPDENFKLNHAEAGTVSMANYGKDTNAGQFAITTVEGSRLPKKLDGVHVVFGKVVSGMDVVKKIEAQGQPSGVPKAKVLIADSGELPGSDEL; the protein is encoded by the exons ATGGCGACGAGGAGCACGGCGGTGAGGGCTGTCCCGCTGTGCCTGTGGCTCGCGCTCGGCGTGGCCACCCTAACGCTGCCCCAG GCACATGCAGCAGAGGCAGACGCGGACCTCACCAAGATCACCAGCAAGGTCTTCTTCGACATCCAGATCGATGGCAAGCCCGAAG GCCGGATTGTCATTGGACTCTTTGGGAAGACTGTTCCCAAGACAGCAG AGAACTTCAGAGCACTTAGCACAG GGGAGAAAGGAATTGGTGCTTATGGCGAACCTCTGTGGTACAAGGGATCCACATTCCACAGGATCATCCCAGGCTTCATGATTCAAGGAGGCGATTTCGTAAACCACAACGGAACGGGCGTTGATTCCATCTATGGCAAAGACGTCTGGCCTGACgagaacttcaagctcaaccaCGCCGAAGCTG GTACCGTATCCATGGCCAATTACGGGAAAGATACAAACGCAGGCCAGTTTGCCATCACCACTGTAGAAGGAAGCCG GTTACCGAAGAAATTGGATGGGGTACATGTTGTGTTCGGCAAGGTGGTGAGTGGAATGGATGTGGTCAAGAAGATTGAAGCTCAAGGCCAGCCGAGTGGTGTGCCCAAGGCCAAAGTCCTCATAGCTGACAGCGGAGAGCTGCCCGGATCTGATGAGCTGTAA